One genomic region from Bufo bufo chromosome 3, aBufBuf1.1, whole genome shotgun sequence encodes:
- the BIRC2 gene encoding baculoviral IAP repeat-containing protein 2, whose product MQELNNNTFLNVLLKASMSSKNTIGMDPSCELYRFSTFSKYPAHPPVSERSLAKAGFYYLGIDDKVKCFNCGLMLDNWKKGDNAIEKHKKLYPSCSFIQNVSALNLGASLYSAFSPPNQTHSEEETGYFSGSHLSFPHDAVTSRAVEDLSHQKSSDHSYMYTEAARLGTYTNWTLSYLAPADLAKAGFYYVGPEDKVACFACDGKLNNWEPNDNAMSEHRRHFPNCPFVSNSARPSLRCSVSNVSMQTTSSRLKTFLNWPVNIPVTPKKLAEAGFYYVGRNDDVKCFCCDGGLRCWESGDDPWVEHAKWFPRCEYLLSVKGQSFVTDIQNRYPHLLDQLLSSSETQNEAQYPPIIRLGNENNKEDEVYLNSTVVQNVLQMGFNRTLVKETVMSKILTSGDNYKETEDLVNDLLCTQKEQTEEERDRQMEQSSSDELSLIRKSRLALAQRMTNCLPIIEDLFTSEVLSLTEYDSIKQRVPIVLQVQELIEMVLIKGRNATESFKKSLNKHDPSLHRELFLEQSLICQTSDSYSDLPMEEQLRRLQEERTCKICMDQEVSIVFIPCGHLVVCKDCAPSLRKCPICRGIIKGTVRTFLS is encoded by the exons atgcaaGAATTAAACAATAACACATTTTTGAACGTTCTGCTGAAAGCTTCAATGAGTAGTAAGAATACAATTGGCATGGACCCGTCTTGTGAACTGTACAGATTTTCCACTTTCTCCAAATATCCAGCACATCCGCCTGTATCAGAACGCAGCCTGGCTAAGGCTGGCTTCTATTACCTCGGCATAGATGACAAGGTGAAATGCTTCAACTGTGGCCTGATGCTCGATAACTGGAAGAAGGGAGACAATGCAATCGAAAAGCACAAGAAGCTCTATCCAAGCTGTAGTTTTATCCAGAACGTCTCAGCCTTAAATCTTGGGGCGTCTTTATATTCTGCCTTTTCCCCTCCTAATCAGACACATTCTGAAGAAGAAACCGGCTACTTCAGTGGTTCTCACTTGAGTTTTCCTCATGATGCAGTTACATCAAGGGCAGTGGAAGACCTGTCTCACCAAAAGAGCAGTGACCACTCTTATATGTACACGGAGGCGGCCAGACTGGGCACATATACAAATTGGACTCTATCCTATCTCGCTCCGGCTGACCTCGCTAAAGCCGGATTTTACTATGTTGGGCCTGAAGATAAAGTTGCCTGTTTTGCTTGTGATGGGAAGTTAAATAATTGGGAACCTAATGATAATGCCATGTCCGAGCACCGTAGACACTTTCCAAATTGTCCATTTGTGAGCAACAGCGCAAGACCCTCTTTGAGGTGCAGCGTTTCCAATGTCAGCATGCAGACCACCTCGTCAAGACTTAAAACCTTTCTGAACTGGCCTGTTAATATCCCAGTGACACCAAAAAAATTGGCAGAAGCCGGCTTTTACTATGTTG GTCGTAATGATGATGTCAAGTGCTTTTGTTGTGATGGTGGTTTAAGGTGCTGGGAATCTGGAGATGATCCATGGGTTGAACATGCAAAGTGGTTTCCCAG ATGTGAATATTTACTAAGTGTAAAAGGTCAGAGTTTTGTCACGGATATTCAGAATAGATATCCGCATCTTCTAGATCAG CTATTGTCCTCTTCTGAAACACAAAATGAAGCTCAATATCCACCCA TAATTCGGTTGGGCAATGAAAACAACAAGGAAGATGAGGTTTACCTGAACTCTACTGTAGTTCAGAATGTACTACAGATGGGATTCAATCGAACACTAGTAAAAGAAACTGTCATGAGTAAAATATTAACATCAGGAGATAATTACAAGGAAACTGAAGATCTGGTAAATGACTTATTATGCACCCAAAAAGAACAGACTGAAGAGGAGAGAGACCGACAGATGGAGCAGAGTTCATCAG ATGAACTCTCGCTAATCAGAAAAAGCCGACTTGCCTTAGCTCAGCGCATGACAAATTGCCTTCCAATTATAGAAGACTTGTTCACCTCAGAGGTTCTTTCCTTAACTGAATATGACTCCATAAAGCAGAGGGTGCCAATTGTTTTACAAGTTCAAGAGTTGATTGAAATGGTTTTAATAAAAGGCCGAAATGCAACTGAGTCTTTTAAAAAGAGTCTCAATAAGCACGATCCGAGTCTGCACAGGGAGTTATTCC ttgaACAGTCGCTGATATGTCAAACGTCTGATAGTTACTCAG atctaCCAATGGAAGAGCAGTTGAGAAGGTTACAGGAAGAACGGACTTGTAAAATTTGCATGGACCAAGAAGTTTCTATTGTGTTTATCCCATGTGGCCACTTAGTGGTTTGTAAGGACTGCGCACCATCTCTTCGGAAATGCCCAATTTGCAGAGGAATCATTAAAGGCACAGTTCGAACCTTCCTTtcataa